The following are from one region of the Acidimicrobiales bacterium genome:
- a CDS encoding ferredoxin, whose product MAAVPTDLEDAVVEAAEECPGECIFVEKA is encoded by the coding sequence ATGGCCGCTGTGCCGACCGACCTCGAGGATGCCGTCGTCGAGGCGGCCGAGGAGTGCCCCGGCGAGTGCATCTTCGTCGAGAAGGCCTGA